From Nonlabens sp. Ci31, the proteins below share one genomic window:
- a CDS encoding DNA topoisomerase IV, with translation MKYSPLLILILFFTTGCYENTRDCEDFQEGTFIWEQESGGKLLKTEFTRTKDFQIERFETKVDTSRIEWVNDCEWRVIPIDPKTNAESRAYLFKILTTNKDSYTFEFKQSGRDQIYKGTAVRK, from the coding sequence ATGAAGTATTCACCTCTATTGATCTTAATTTTATTTTTTACAACTGGTTGCTATGAAAACACCAGAGACTGTGAAGACTTTCAAGAAGGCACATTTATATGGGAACAAGAAAGTGGTGGTAAATTATTAAAGACCGAATTTACTCGTACCAAAGATTTCCAAATTGAGCGTTTTGAAACTAAAGTAGATACTTCAAGAATTGAATGGGTCAATGATTGTGAATGGAGAGTGATCCCTATTGATCCTAAAACAAATGCAGAAAGCCGTGCTTACCTATTTAAAATATTGACCACTAATAAGGATTCTTATACCTTTGAATTTAAACAGTCTGGTCGCGATCAGATTTACAAAGGCACTGCTGTTAGAAAATAA